One window from the genome of Maylandia zebra isolate NMK-2024a linkage group LG18, Mzebra_GT3a, whole genome shotgun sequence encodes:
- the LOC112430939 gene encoding uncharacterized protein LOC112430939 yields the protein MTWWLLSTAAALTMAGLLTFASVRDNKSRYMEKRQTLYDKGKYTKFPHGYATNFWWQFMNTTAHLNNKTDCYACTHMPLSSQTSGLWPYSIPEDRSWCLLGLATHPGYGTLWSKANYSIPAKATWRSSSLTNVNCSGQTYLLTWPQVSDPLPDVILLNKLNASQLPVCVMNNGSRAVGELPTHLCKSIYTFCPPRNERKCMACSINATCASDTTLMGLNCRSDYSYRMPLQTKTQYQTGCARTAPSSRGTRVLADWYFLCGNKAYLSLPEGWGGLCALVELSDHVFFMQSVAHHPSSRQRREVDIASPNSFGITVDTGVPGEFRIWGGGVKFLQSLIPGIGVAEVRDHVEINRYALLRHINLTKTLGTALAGEQQAIRTMVLQNRLTLDLLTASQGGVCKLIGETCCTFIPDGYETGGDIYEALQNLTALQKYVTDHTPGAATAQGWLDWLFSGSWLAAVAKPFFLLGLIMIALLILVLCVLPCLRVMISKMITTTMTAYVAVPQEEQHPVAILLEENLY from the coding sequence ATGACGTGGTGGCTCTTATCAACTGCAGCGGCCCTGACCATGGCCGGGCTCCTCACCTTTGCTTCCGTGAGGGACAACAAGTCACGCTACATGGagaaaaggcagacactgtATGACAAAGGAAAGTACACCAAGTTTCCCCATGGATACGCCACTAACTtctggtggcagtttatgaacactACAGCTCACTTGAATAACAAAACTGACTGCTATGCATGTACCCATATGCCCCTATCCTCGCAGACGTCTGGCCTGTGGCCGTACAGCATACCTGAAGATCGCAGTTGGTGCCTGTTGGGCCTGGCAACACATCCAGGCTACGGTACTCTTTGGTCCAAAGCCAACTACAGCATCCCAGCAAAAGCAACCTGGAGGTCATCATCACTCACAAATGTGAACTGTTCCGGACAGACCTACCTACTTACCTGGCCCCAAGTCTCAGACCCACTGCCTGATGTAATTCTACTGAACAAACTGAACGCATCACAACTGCCAGTATGTGTGATGAACAATGGATCGCGGGCAGTGGGGGAGCTGCCTACTCACCTATGTAAGTCCATATACACTTTCTGCCCACCAAGGAACGAGAGGAAGTGTATGGCCTGTTCAATCAACGCCACCTGTGCCAGTGACACGACGCTGATGGGCCTAAACTGTCGCTCTGACTACAGCTACCGAATGCCactacaaacaaagactcaGTACCAGACAGGATGTGCACGGACGGCACCCAGCAGCAGAGGAACCAGAGTTTTGGCTGACTGGTACTTCCTATGTGGCAACAAGGCTTATCTGTCACTCCCTGAAGGTTGGGGAGGTCTGTGCGCCCTGGTGGAATTGTCAGATCACGTTTTCTTCATGCAAAGTGTTGCACATCACCCAAGCAGCCGGCAGAGACGTGAAGTGGACATCGCCTCCCCCAATTCTTTCGGCATTACCGTGGACACTGGAGTGCCGGGAGAGTTTCGCATCTGGGGAGGAGGAGTGAAATTCTTACAGAGCTTGATCCCCGGCATTGGAGTTGCCGAGGTGCGAGATCACGTGGAGATCAACCGATATGCTCTGCTACGACACATCAACTTGACTAAGACCCTGGGAACTGCCTTAGCAGGAGAACAGCAGGCCATCAGAACGatggtgctgcagaacagactgacactagacctgctaacagcatcacaaggaggagTTTGCAAGCTGATCGGGGAAACATGTTGCACTTTTATCCCTGATGGATACGAAACTGGAGGAGACATTTATGAAGCTTTGCAGAATTTGACCGCTCTGCAAAAATATGTCACTGACCACACACCTGGAGCAGCTACAGCACAAGGCTGGCTTGACTGGCTGTTCAGCGGTTCATGGCTGGCTGCTGTAGCAAAGCCATTTTTTCTTCTAGGTCTCATCATGATAGCACTGCTCATATTAGTGTTGTGTGTCTTGCCATGCCTAAGAGTAATGATTTCAAAGATGATAACAACTACAATGACTGCTTATGTTGCCGTGCCTCAAGAAGAACAACATCCCGTTGCAattctgttagaggagaacttgtactag